The following DNA comes from Candidatus Binatia bacterium.
CACCTGAACGGTGCGCACGCGTGCCTCCTCGCTGCCCGGAAGAAGACGCACGATGTCCCCGGCGTGGATCACGCCGCCGATGGCGGTGCCCGTCACCACTACGCCATGCCCGTGCATCACAAAGGCACGATCAACGGGAAGGCGAAAATAGCCGGTGGACTCGGGGCGCGTGTACCCCGCCAGGAGCGCCTCGATGGTCCGTCGCAACTCGCTCAACCCCAGCCCGGTTACCGAGGACACCGCAATCATCGGCGCGCCTTCGAGTGTGGTGCCGGCAAGCAAGATCTCGATCTCTTCCCGCACGGCCGCGAGGCGCGCGGTGTCGACCAGGTCCGCTTTGGTAATCGCCACCACGCCATGTGACGCGCCCAGGAGATGTAGGATATCGAGGTGCTCTTCGGTCTGCGGCATGACCCCATCGTCCGCCGCGACAACCAACAGCACCAGATCGATGCCGTGTGCGCCGGCGAGCATGTTGCGGATGAAGCGCTCATGTCCCGGCACATCGACAATCCCCACGCGCTCGCCGTTGGAAAGGTCCAGGTACGCAAATCCCAAGTCGATGGAGATGCCGCGTTCCTTCTCCTCTTTGAGCCGGTCGGTCTCTTGGCCGGTCAGCGCCCGAATGAGCGCGGTCTTGCCGTGATCGATATGCCCGGCGGTACCGATGATGTGAGGCATAACTTAGCTGTCAGCTCGACGACTCAGAGGCTGTGAGGAAATGCGTGGTCCGCGACCACGGCGATTCCGCCTTGGGTTGCGCCAAAGAGGCGCAATGCCGGTGGTATAGGCTTCCAGCCTGTACGAACCCCCGGCGACCGTGCGGCCGCACGTTCACTGGTACAGGCTGGAAGCCTATACCACCATTGGCGACCTTCGGCCGCTCACACAGAGTGTGCTGACGAACTCTCATTTGCCTTCGTACCAATTTCCTCACATCCTCTCAGCCTACGGAGACCCCGCAGCTCCCGTTCGCAGCTGACCGCTGACGAAGGGTTCCCCCTGTTAATAGAGACTGTCGATGAACGCGAGCCGCCCCTCGATACGGCCCCTGAGAAAATGGGGCCTACTCGGGGTGAACGGGGAAAACCCTCTGAAATCAATATGGAACCGCTCGCCCCGAGTAGCCGCCCTTTTCTGACGGCGTATCGAGGGGTGTCCGCTGGGCGAAAATCGACAGACTCTGAATGAGGGGAGTTCTGGAGGTGTTCTCGGAAACCAGGAATCACCTGATCGAACGCACGCGGGTAAGTCGGCCGACTTGCTCCAGCCCTCAGCTCCGCCACGGCTCGACCAGGATTTTGGCGTGGGCGTCGGGGTTCGCCAGGGCCGCAAACGCCTGCACAACGCCTTCGACGCCCACCTTGCCGGTTACCAGCGGTGCCACGTTGATCTGCCCGTCGGCTATCGCCTGCAGGGCGCTCGAAAATTCCTCCGGCGTGTAACCGAGGACAAATTGCACGGACAGCTCTTTGTTGATGCCGAACATCGGCGTAATCACGTCGTCCTGCATGCAGACGCCAGCAATCACCAACCGCGCGCCGAGCGGCGCGTCACGCATGATCTGACGCATGAGCCCGGGGACGCCAACGCACTCGAAGATCACCGCCGGGCGCATATCCGCCGCTTCCCGCAGGGCGTCGAATGGGGATCGCGCGGCGGGGTCGACGGTGACATGAGCGCCCATCCGCTCGGCGAGCGCGCGCCGCGCCGGCGAGAAATCCGACGCCACGATCGGTTCGGCCCCGCGCAGCGTGAGCGCGGCGATGACGGCCAACCCCACCGGCCCGCAACCGATCACCAGCGATGCGTCGCCGGGTTCGAGGCGGGCCTTGGCGACCGCGTGTACACCCACCGCGATCGGCTCGGTCAGCGCCGCATGCTCCGTCGCCAGGCCGTGCGGAACCGGCAGGAGGAGCCCAGCCGACAACACCATCAGTTCGCCGTAACCGCCGGGGACCTCGTTCGAGTAGCCGATGGCCTCCATCGCGCCGCTGCGGAACGCTACCGGCATGGAGACGACGCGCTCGCCTGGTTGGGCTGGCGCGGTCGTGTTTGGTCCCAGCTCGACGACTTCGGCACAGAACTCGTGCCCCATCACCACATCGCGCTGCAGGTCCATGGTGAATGGCGCGCCCATTTCTCGGGCGACGTCGACCAGCTTGTCGGCGTGCTTGAGCACATGCAAATCCGAGCCGCAGATCCCGCAGGCCAATGTCTTGACCAGCACTTCCCCCTCGCGTGGGACCGGGTCAGGAAGGGTGTCGACCACGAGTTCGGCATTCCGCATCACGGCAGCACGCATACCACGGCCTCCTTTACGGACTCCTGGTTTCTGTAATGCCTCAGTCTCGGTGGCGTGGCTTGGTGTCCTCTCCCGCGCGTTTTTTCCGCGTGGGAGAGGGGAGGGTGAGGGCGCCAGCCTGACGCGGCGAAAGCTTGCACCCTCACCCCAACCCTCTCCCGCGCTGAGCTAATGCGCGGGAGAGGGAGTCTCGATTGACGGGACGATTCATCGTCCGAGAGGCCAAGCGCCACCAAGACTGAGGGGTTACTGGTTTCTAGCCTGTTGCTTCGCAAAGCAACAGGAATCATGAACCTTCGGCGCACCGGAGTCGTGATGGCTTTCATTCCGGCAGTTCCAGGTCGTAGCCTGCGCGCGCCACGGCGCGGCGCGTGGCGTTGAAGACCAACGGACTGTCGACATGCGGGTTCACCCGGACATCCGGTACGGCGCGCAGCCGGGCCAGGATTTCGTCCGCCTCAGCGGCGAGCATCTCGTCGCAGGTTTCATAGAGGCCGCCAGGGTTTTCCTCGATCGGGTTGTGGTCGGTGAGAATCCTGCGCAGGGCGGCGACGATGGCAGGAGTCGGTGTCGGTACGAGCAGCGCCGCGATGGCCCCGTGATCGAGCCGCAGCTTGGCAGCAACGAGCAGTGGCTCACCGCCGCGTGCCCGTTGCGCTGCGGGAAGCAGGATCTTTTCCTCCATCCCGATGTGCTTGAGCAGGCCGGCGCGGAACTCGGCATAGGCGGCACGATCGATGTGCGCCGGATCGGCGACGGCGCGCCGGAGTAGGCCATCCAAACGCACGTGATCCTCAGCCAGGAAACGACAAATGGGTCCGGGCATGAAATCGGCCTCAGTACCGGTTGCCCTCGGGCCGCACCTTGCCGGCGAAGCTGCGGTAGACGTAGATGAAGTATCCGGTCGCCAGCAGCATGCCGGGGATCCACCAGGCGAGGCCGATGCGGAGACCGTACTCGGCGGCGGCCGCATTCATCACCGTCAGGGCACGGCTCTCTCCAGTCGTGGCGGGCAGAACGTAGGGATAGAGACCGTAGGCCGCCGTGGCCAGCATCCCGATCAGATACGCGCATGAGCCCAGGAACGCTCCCAGGGCTCGCCCCTGCGTCAGTCGTAGTCGTGCCCACACCAGACCGGCAAGCGCCAAGAACGGAAACACCCAGCCCCATGCCTGGCTCGTGAAGCGCTCGCCGACGTGCGGCTGCACCCACGGCGTCAACACCGCCAACACGATGGTCGCCGCGAAAACGCCGCCCCAGACGAGTCGCGCCGCATCCTTGGCGCGAGCCTCGACCGCTCCTTCAGTCTTGAGAGCCAGCCACAGCGCCCCGTGCAGCGCCAGGGAGAGCAGTGCGGCCACACCTACGATGACCGTGTACCAGTCGAGAATGCCCGCCTGCGGCCCGACGCGCAGGTTGGTCCACAGCGGCAAAAAGAACCAGCCCTGCTCGTTCAGCGGCGCTCCTCGTAGCACGTTGCCCAGCGCCGCGCCCAGCAGCACCGCAAGCAGCAGGCTCGAGACGCTGAACACGACATCCCAGAAATCGATCCACAACGGATTGGCGATCTCGCCGCGGAACTCGATCGCGATCCCGCGCAAGATCAGCAGCCACAGCACGAACATCAGCGGCAGATAGAAGCCGCTGAAGCTGGCGGCGTACAGCGCCGGAAAGGCGAAGTAGAGCGTCCCGCCGGCGGCCACCAGCCACACCTCGTTGCCGTCCCACAGCGGGCCGATCGAGCCGATCACCTGCCCCCGCTCCTCCGGCGTGCGTGCCACCAGGAACGCCACCGCGCCCGCGCCGAGATCGAAGCCGTCGAGGACGACATACATCGCAAACATGAAGACCAGCAGGCAGAACCACACCGTCGCCATCTCAACCTGCCCCCGTCACGGCTTCGTCCTCCGGGCCACGCGCGACCTCGCGATACACGAGCAGCAGGAAGAGCACACTCAGCAAGGCGTAGAGGCCGGCGAAGCCAATCAACGTGAAGAGCGCATTGCCGGCCACGACCATCGGGGAGGCGCCGTCGGCCGTACGCATCAGGCCGTAAATGACCCATGGCTGCCGCCCCAGCTCGGCCGTGGTCCAGCCGGCCGTGTTGGCGATGTACGGAAACGGCAGGCTCAGGAGTAGCACCCACAGCATCCAGCGGCTGCGAAACAACGTCCCACGCCAGAGCAGAAATGCCGCCGTCAGCATGATGGCGATGAAGAACGTCCCCAGCCCCACCATGATGTGGTAGCTGTAGTAGAGCAGTGGGATGTTGTCGGGCCAGTCGACTTCTGGAAACGCGTCGAGACCTTTCACCTGTGCCAGCCAGCGCCGGAAGGTCAAGAAGCTCAGCATCCGCGGCACCACCAGCGGGTTGTCGAGGCGTCGATTCTCCATGTCGGGCTGGCCGAGAATCGCCAGTGGCGCACCGTTCTCGGTGCGAAAGAGCCCCTCCATGGCCGCCAACGTCACCGGCTCATGGTACGCCAGCAGTCGCCCTTGGAAGTCGCCCGTCGGGAAGATCTGCAGCACCGTCGCCACGGCGCCCACCACCACCGACACCCGCAGAAATCGGCGGGCATCCTCCTCGTGCTGACCGCTCAGGAGATAGAACGCGCCCACCGACGCGACGACGAAGCAGCCCGTGATCAGCGCGCCGTTCATGGTGTGCGCGTACTGCCACCACGCCCACGGGTTGAGCAGCAGCCCCGACAGGCTCTCGAGCAGGATCTGCCCATCAGGCCCGAGGCGGTAGCCCACGGGGTGCTGCATCCAGGCGTTGGTGCAAACGATGAAGAAGCCCGACAGCCACGAGCCCACGAACACCAACACCGCCACCAACCAATGTCCCCAGCGCCCCAGGCGCTGCTCGCCGAACAGGAACAGGCCAAGGAAGCTCGACTCCAAGAAGAAGGCAAACACCCCCTCCATCGCCAAGGTCTGCCCGATGACACCACCGGCCGCGCGCGAAAAGGCGGCCCAGTTGGTGCCGAACTGGAACTCCAGCGGAATGCCGGTCACGACACCGAGAGCGAAGTTGATACCGAAAAGGCGCGCCCAGAAGCGGGCACAGCGGTCGTAGACCTCGTCATCGCGGCGCAGCGCCAAGGTCTTGAAAATCACCAGCAGCGCCGCCAAGCCCATGGTGAGCTGGGGAAAGAGGTAGTGGTAGGTGACGGTGAAGGCGAAGTGCAGCCGGTGAACCGTGAGCGCCGTGTTCATTTTCTCGAAGGCAGCGTACCCGACGACGGACAAAAACGCGATGCCCCCTCTTCACCAGCGGCTCCACCGATCCCGTCTCCTGTGCTTTGTCGGCGGCGGGAATTGCGGGTCCAAGATCGCGGCCGGCAGGCTTGAGGCCGCGGGTCCATGTCGCGACCTCACACGAGAGGGCTCGAAAGCGTTTCGAGAAGGCTGCACACCTCCGCCCGCCGGCTACCGCGCATCAGCGCTTGCGAGACGTCGAAGTACCGCTGCGACGAGCCGATCGCAGCGTTCGGATCCGAAGGCAAACGCTTCTTTCACCGTCGTGCCTAGCGCTTGGTCGAGCTGACGGCGAAGCTGCTGGCGGGCGCGGTGGAGCCGTGTTTTGACAGTCTCCTCCGGAATCGAGAGACACGCTGCCGTATCGGCCGTGCTGAGTCCCTCGACCTCGCGGAGCATGAAGACCGTTCGGTAGCCTTCCTGCACGCGGTCGATCGAGGCTTCGAGGATCTGCCGGAGCTCCCCGTGGAAGGCGCGCTTTTCGGGTCCGGCGTCGGGTGATTCGAGGCCGTCCACGACTTCCTCAGAGCCCGCAAAGCGGCGCTTGCGCTTGCTCCGGTGGAGCGCCTCATGCACCGCAATTCGCGTCAACCAAGTGGAAAAGCGTGCACGATCCAGGAACTGGTCGAGATGCGTGAAAGCGCTCACGTAAGCCTCCTGCAAAACGTCCTCGACCTCTGCTTCATCGCGAAGAATGGAGCGCGCCACGCGATACAGGCGTTGGTTATGCCGTCGCATGAGCAGTTCAAACAACGGTGTGTCGCCGGCGCGAACGCGGGCGACGACTTCCTCATCGCTGAGGCCACTTCCCGAAGCCAGAAGATCGGCCGTCGCGAGTGCGGCTACCTGCATTCGCTCCTTCTCCTTCCTTGGTTGTTTGGACTTACGCATCTTATCTCAATAGAGCTTCCAGACGCGAAAAGGTTCCGAGAAACGGCCTCTTTTCGATATTCGTGAAATTTCCGGGAACCAAAATCAGGTTCGGGACTCGATATTAGCAGGAGGTAAAATACCATGCACGATACGATCGCACGTTTGGAGTCTTCTCGCATCGCTCTTCGAGTCAGCTTCGGGCTTCTCCCGCTGTTGGCCGGGCTCGATAAGTTTACGTATTTCCTGACGGACTGGTCTGCGTACGTCGGACCGGTCGCCCGCTCGCTCCTCCCCGTCTCTCCACAGACGTTCCTCTACGCCGTGGGCATCGTCGAGGTCCTTGTGGGCCTGGCCGTGTTGACGCGCTGGACCGTGATCGGGAGTTACGCCGCCGCCGGCTGGCTGACGTTGATTGCCGTAAACCTCGTCCTCGCCGGATTCTTCGACATCGCTGTGCGCGACGTTGTACTGGCGGTAGCCGCGCTCACGCTCGCACGCCTCACCGAGGTGCACGACACGGCGGAGGTGCGCGTCGAGGAGCGGCGGGACGAGCGGGTCCGTCGGGCAGCGTGAGCCACCCTGATGGATCCCATAAAGATGCAACCTGTACAGGGCTCGATCCTGAAACTGCGGGGATAACCCGCAAGGAGATCGCACATGGAACTTCGATCGATTCGCCCATCTTCGCCGCTCGTGCTGACGC
Coding sequences within:
- the selB gene encoding selenocysteine-specific translation elongation factor, which encodes MPHIIGTAGHIDHGKTALIRALTGQETDRLKEEKERGISIDLGFAYLDLSNGERVGIVDVPGHERFIRNMLAGAHGIDLVLLVVAADDGVMPQTEEHLDILHLLGASHGVVAITKADLVDTARLAAVREEIEILLAGTTLEGAPMIAVSSVTGLGLSELRRTIEALLAGYTRPESTGYFRLPVDRAFVMHGHGVVVTGTAIGGVIHAGDIVRLLPGSEEARVRTVQV
- a CDS encoding zinc-binding dehydrogenase; translated protein: MRAAVMRNAELVVDTLPDPVPREGEVLVKTLACGICGSDLHVLKHADKLVDVAREMGAPFTMDLQRDVVMGHEFCAEVVELGPNTTAPAQPGERVVSMPVAFRSGAMEAIGYSNEVPGGYGELMVLSAGLLLPVPHGLATEHAALTEPIAVGVHAVAKARLEPGDASLVIGCGPVGLAVIAALTLRGAEPIVASDFSPARRALAERMGAHVTVDPAARSPFDALREAADMRPAVIFECVGVPGLMRQIMRDAPLGARLVIAGVCMQDDVITPMFGINKELSVQFVLGYTPEEFSSALQAIADGQINVAPLVTGKVGVEGVVQAFAALANPDAHAKILVEPWRS
- a CDS encoding hemerythrin domain-containing protein produces the protein MPGPICRFLAEDHVRLDGLLRRAVADPAHIDRAAYAEFRAGLLKHIGMEEKILLPAAQRARGGEPLLVAAKLRLDHGAIAALLVPTPTPAIVAALRRILTDHNPIEENPGGLYETCDEMLAAEADEILARLRAVPDVRVNPHVDSPLVFNATRRAVARAGYDLELPE
- the cydB gene encoding cytochrome d ubiquinol oxidase subunit II, with amino-acid sequence MATVWFCLLVFMFAMYVVLDGFDLGAGAVAFLVARTPEERGQVIGSIGPLWDGNEVWLVAAGGTLYFAFPALYAASFSGFYLPLMFVLWLLILRGIAIEFRGEIANPLWIDFWDVVFSVSSLLLAVLLGAALGNVLRGAPLNEQGWFFLPLWTNLRVGPQAGILDWYTVIVGVAALLSLALHGALWLALKTEGAVEARAKDAARLVWGGVFAATIVLAVLTPWVQPHVGERFTSQAWGWVFPFLALAGLVWARLRLTQGRALGAFLGSCAYLIGMLATAAYGLYPYVLPATTGESRALTVMNAAAAEYGLRIGLAWWIPGMLLATGYFIYVYRSFAGKVRPEGNRY
- a CDS encoding cytochrome ubiquinol oxidase subunit I; the encoded protein is MNTALTVHRLHFAFTVTYHYLFPQLTMGLAALLVIFKTLALRRDDEVYDRCARFWARLFGINFALGVVTGIPLEFQFGTNWAAFSRAAGGVIGQTLAMEGVFAFFLESSFLGLFLFGEQRLGRWGHWLVAVLVFVGSWLSGFFIVCTNAWMQHPVGYRLGPDGQILLESLSGLLLNPWAWWQYAHTMNGALITGCFVVASVGAFYLLSGQHEEDARRFLRVSVVVGAVATVLQIFPTGDFQGRLLAYHEPVTLAAMEGLFRTENGAPLAILGQPDMENRRLDNPLVVPRMLSFLTFRRWLAQVKGLDAFPEVDWPDNIPLLYYSYHIMVGLGTFFIAIMLTAAFLLWRGTLFRSRWMLWVLLLSLPFPYIANTAGWTTAELGRQPWVIYGLMRTADGASPMVVAGNALFTLIGFAGLYALLSVLFLLLVYREVARGPEDEAVTGAG
- a CDS encoding RNA polymerase sigma factor, which produces MQVAALATADLLASGSGLSDEEVVARVRAGDTPLFELLMRRHNQRLYRVARSILRDEAEVEDVLQEAYVSAFTHLDQFLDRARFSTWLTRIAVHEALHRSKRKRRFAGSEEVVDGLESPDAGPEKRAFHGELRQILEASIDRVQEGYRTVFMLREVEGLSTADTAACLSIPEETVKTRLHRARQQLRRQLDQALGTTVKEAFAFGSERCDRLVAAVLRRLASADAR